A part of Corynebacterium afermentans subsp. lipophilum genomic DNA contains:
- a CDS encoding TlyA family RNA methyltransferase, whose product MAPKRTRLDAELVRRKIARSREQAQNWIKEGRVQVGGFTATKPATVVEPDASIKVNTDDVDDWASRGAHKLLGALEVFGGGGLVVEKRKALDAGASTGGFTDVLLSRGVSEVVAVDVGYGQLVWRLQNDERVRVLDRTNIRNLTPEMMGGPADLMVGDLSFISLKLVLPALVECMVDGADMLPMVKPQFEVGRDRLGSGGVVRSPELRAEVTLDVARFAQSLGLSVRGATASPLPGPSGNVEYFLWLVKDGGEQQLDDAALTALVNRAIEEGPM is encoded by the coding sequence GTGGCACCGAAACGCACCCGGCTCGACGCGGAACTGGTCCGCCGCAAGATCGCGCGCTCGCGTGAGCAGGCGCAGAACTGGATCAAGGAAGGTCGCGTCCAGGTCGGCGGTTTTACCGCCACGAAGCCGGCGACGGTGGTGGAGCCGGATGCTTCCATCAAGGTCAACACCGACGATGTGGACGATTGGGCGTCGCGCGGTGCGCACAAGCTGCTTGGCGCGCTTGAGGTGTTTGGCGGGGGCGGGCTTGTCGTCGAGAAGCGAAAGGCGTTGGACGCTGGCGCCTCGACCGGCGGGTTTACTGATGTGCTGCTGTCGCGTGGCGTGAGCGAGGTCGTCGCGGTGGATGTGGGCTACGGCCAGCTGGTGTGGCGGCTGCAAAACGACGAGCGCGTGCGTGTGCTTGACCGGACCAACATCCGCAACCTCACCCCGGAGATGATGGGCGGGCCGGCGGATCTCATGGTCGGCGACCTGTCGTTCATCTCTCTGAAGCTGGTGCTGCCGGCGCTGGTGGAGTGCATGGTCGACGGCGCGGACATGCTGCCCATGGTCAAGCCGCAGTTCGAGGTGGGCAGGGACCGCCTCGGCAGCGGCGGTGTCGTGCGTTCGCCGGAGCTGCGGGCGGAGGTCACGTTGGACGTCGCGCGTTTCGCGCAGTCGCTGGGATTGTCGGTGCGCGGGGCGACGGCATCCCCGCTACCGGGGCCGAGCGGCAACGTGGAATACTTTTTGTGGTTGGTGAAAGACGGGGGCGAGCAGCAGCTTGACGACGCCGCACTGACCGCGCTGGTCAATCGCGCGATCGAGGAAGGACCGATGTAG
- a CDS encoding NAD kinase: MGDATRREILLVPHLFRASNIDSAARAAQLLQQAGIEVRLLEQEQMDVIETNPVLCGLTRAKADDSAAAGCELVLVLGGDGTFLRAASYARAQDIPVLGINLGHVGFLAEGEASSLEKVVGQVIDRSYRVVERMTLDISVLGEGGEVLGRSWALNECSIENSDRTRVLDATLEVDFRPVSSFGCDGVLISTPTGSTAYAFSAGGPVMWPQLDAILVVPNNAHALFAKPLVVAPTSTVAVESERQTTQATAVMDGQRRLTVPAGSRVEVARGERGVRWVRLDDRPFTDKLVDKFQLPVSGWRGPRGA; encoded by the coding sequence ATGGGTGATGCAACACGCCGCGAGATCCTGCTGGTGCCGCACCTGTTCAGGGCCTCCAACATTGATTCGGCGGCGCGGGCGGCGCAACTTCTGCAGCAGGCGGGCATTGAGGTCCGCCTGCTCGAGCAGGAGCAGATGGACGTCATCGAGACCAACCCGGTGCTGTGCGGGCTGACCCGCGCGAAGGCGGACGACTCCGCGGCTGCGGGGTGCGAGCTGGTGTTGGTGCTCGGCGGCGACGGAACGTTTCTGCGGGCAGCGAGCTACGCGCGTGCGCAGGACATCCCGGTGCTGGGCATCAACTTGGGCCACGTGGGTTTCCTCGCGGAAGGGGAAGCGTCGAGTCTGGAAAAGGTCGTCGGCCAGGTGATCGACCGCTCGTACCGCGTGGTGGAGCGGATGACGCTGGACATCTCTGTGCTCGGCGAGGGTGGGGAGGTGCTCGGCCGCAGCTGGGCGCTCAACGAGTGCAGTATTGAAAACTCGGACCGCACCCGCGTGCTGGACGCGACGTTGGAGGTGGATTTCCGCCCCGTGTCCTCATTCGGCTGCGACGGCGTGCTCATCTCCACACCGACGGGCTCGACCGCGTACGCGTTTTCCGCGGGCGGGCCGGTGATGTGGCCGCAGCTGGACGCGATCCTGGTGGTGCCGAACAACGCCCACGCGCTGTTTGCCAAGCCCCTGGTGGTGGCGCCGACGTCGACTGTGGCGGTGGAATCGGAGCGGCAGACCACGCAGGCCACCGCGGTGATGGACGGCCAGCGCCGACTGACGGTGCCCGCCGGTTCGCGCGTGGAAGTGGCGCGGGGCGAGCGCGGGGTGCGCTGGGTACGCTTGGACGACAGACCGTTCACGGACAAGCTCGTGGACAAATTCCAGCTCCCGGTTTCCGGGTGGCGCGGCCCGCGCGGGGCGTAA
- a CDS encoding tetratricopeptide repeat protein, translating to MAQKEQEPDLPQGLEISDLDPSVLQDLKVLSKDNAERVAKHMLMATDLLYDDPKLALQHARAAKNRAGRVGVVRETNGVVAYHAGEWKEALSELRAARRISGGPGLLAVMADAERGLGRPEKALELGRSPEARELDEAGQIELAIVLAGARHDLGQHESAVAQLQRLNPSLDSQGFEQARLSYAYADALLATGEKAEAKRWFEHVAKIDVDGMTDASERVAELG from the coding sequence ATGGCGCAGAAGGAGCAGGAGCCCGATCTGCCGCAGGGCCTGGAAATCTCCGACCTGGATCCTTCTGTCCTGCAGGATTTGAAGGTGCTGTCCAAGGATAATGCGGAGCGCGTCGCAAAGCATATGCTCATGGCGACCGACCTGCTTTACGACGACCCGAAGCTCGCGCTTCAGCACGCGCGCGCGGCGAAGAACCGCGCGGGGCGCGTCGGTGTGGTGCGCGAGACCAACGGTGTGGTCGCGTACCACGCCGGTGAGTGGAAGGAGGCGCTGTCTGAGCTGCGCGCCGCCCGTCGTATTTCCGGTGGTCCTGGCTTGCTGGCCGTGATGGCGGACGCTGAGCGCGGTCTTGGGCGCCCGGAGAAGGCGTTGGAGCTGGGCCGCAGCCCGGAGGCGCGCGAGTTGGACGAGGCCGGCCAGATTGAGCTGGCAATCGTCTTGGCTGGTGCTCGTCATGATCTCGGCCAGCATGAGTCTGCCGTTGCGCAGCTGCAGCGGTTGAACCCGTCGCTGGATTCCCAGGGCTTTGAGCAGGCCCGCCTGAGCTACGCCTACGCTGATGCGCTTCTGGCTACCGGTGAAAAGGCTGAGGCGAAGCGGTGGTTCGAGCACGTGGCCAAGATTGACGTGGACGGCATGACTGACGCGTCCGAACGTGTGGCGGAACTGGGCTAA
- the recN gene encoding DNA repair protein RecN encodes MLAEIAISNLGVISHASSELSPGLTVLTGETGAGKTMVVTGLRLLTGGRADASRVRTGADGAVVEGAFGTQGLPDEVREAIDAIAAGAGAEPDENGEYLVSRSVKASGRSSAHLGGRKVPAATLSELAGHLLTIHGQNDQLRLMAPEQQLAALDRFDPAIQAKLDAYREAYTAWRSAAKELKERTEKRLELAQEVDRLQFAIDEIDAVAPQAGEDEELVATINRLQDVDALREAAETALVAIDGADAVGGVGGEEEPASDLIGRAQAALEGASDQELRDLGARLGEVAGVLSDVSAELGSYTSGLPSDPEELERYLQRQQEIKGLTRKYAPDAAGVVAWRDKAGARLAKIDTSEGAVEKLKAKVAELEQAMKKHAAALTKARTKAAGKLGEAVTEELHGLAMPKAQLSVNVTQAQYGRDGADSVEILLAPNSALEPKPLATSASGGELSRVMLALEVILSESSSGATLVFDEVDAGVGGRAAVEIGRRLARLARGNQVIVVTHLPQVAAYADTHLHVSKDIGDVAVTSGVAALQKEERIEELARMMAGMDDSDTGRAHAAELFERAQGEVAQLRG; translated from the coding sequence TTGCTCGCTGAGATCGCTATCTCCAACCTTGGCGTGATTAGCCACGCCTCGTCCGAGCTTTCGCCGGGGTTGACTGTGCTCACTGGCGAGACGGGCGCAGGTAAGACGATGGTGGTCACAGGCCTGCGCCTGCTCACCGGCGGGCGTGCGGACGCCTCCCGCGTGCGCACCGGCGCCGACGGCGCGGTGGTGGAGGGTGCGTTTGGCACCCAAGGCCTGCCGGATGAGGTGCGCGAGGCTATCGACGCTATTGCGGCCGGCGCTGGAGCCGAACCGGACGAAAACGGTGAGTACCTGGTGTCGCGCTCTGTGAAGGCCTCGGGGCGCTCCAGCGCGCACCTCGGCGGGCGCAAGGTGCCGGCGGCGACGCTGAGCGAGCTAGCGGGCCACCTGCTCACCATCCACGGCCAGAACGACCAGCTGAGGCTGATGGCGCCGGAACAGCAGTTGGCGGCCCTCGACCGTTTCGACCCGGCCATCCAGGCCAAACTGGACGCCTACCGGGAGGCGTACACCGCGTGGCGCAGCGCCGCGAAGGAGCTGAAGGAGCGCACTGAAAAACGCCTGGAGCTGGCGCAGGAGGTGGACCGCCTCCAGTTCGCCATCGACGAGATCGATGCGGTAGCACCGCAGGCCGGCGAGGACGAGGAGCTGGTGGCCACCATCAACCGTCTCCAGGACGTGGACGCGTTGCGCGAGGCCGCCGAGACCGCGCTTGTGGCTATCGACGGCGCGGACGCCGTCGGCGGTGTCGGCGGGGAAGAAGAGCCCGCCTCCGACCTGATCGGCCGCGCCCAGGCCGCGCTCGAAGGTGCGAGCGACCAGGAGCTGCGGGACCTGGGAGCCAGGCTGGGCGAGGTCGCCGGCGTGCTCTCGGACGTCTCCGCGGAGCTGGGCAGCTACACCAGCGGACTTCCGTCCGACCCCGAGGAGCTGGAGCGGTACCTGCAGCGCCAGCAAGAGATCAAGGGGCTGACCCGCAAGTACGCCCCGGACGCGGCTGGTGTGGTGGCGTGGCGCGACAAGGCTGGGGCACGGCTGGCGAAGATCGATACGTCGGAAGGTGCCGTCGAAAAGCTCAAGGCGAAGGTTGCCGAGCTCGAGCAGGCGATGAAAAAGCATGCGGCCGCGCTGACGAAGGCGCGCACCAAAGCCGCGGGCAAGTTGGGCGAGGCGGTAACCGAGGAGCTGCACGGGCTGGCGATGCCGAAGGCGCAGCTTTCCGTCAACGTCACACAGGCGCAGTACGGCCGCGACGGGGCCGACTCGGTGGAGATCCTGCTCGCGCCGAATAGCGCGCTAGAGCCGAAACCGCTGGCCACGAGCGCCTCCGGCGGCGAGCTGTCGCGTGTGATGCTCGCGCTGGAGGTCATCTTGTCCGAATCCTCCAGCGGCGCAACGCTTGTCTTCGACGAAGTGGACGCGGGCGTGGGCGGGCGCGCAGCAGTGGAGATCGGCCGGCGCCTTGCGCGTCTGGCCCGCGGCAACCAGGTCATTGTGGTCACGCACCTGCCGCAGGTCGCAGCCTATGCTGACACGCACCTGCACGTGTCCAAGGACATCGGTGACGTGGCCGTGACCTCCGGTGTTGCTGCGTTGCAAAAGGAAGAACGCATCGAGGAGTTGGCCCGCATGATGGCCGGCATGGACGATTCGGACACCGGCCGCGCCCATGCCGCCGAGCTGTTCGAGCGCGCACAGGGTGAGGTGGCGCAGTTGCGCGGTTAG
- a CDS encoding HAD-IIA family hydrolase: protein MTLAANHDGLLLDLDGTVWSGGEAIEHAVEAINASGLPAMYVTNNASRSAKDVAEMLRAIDLRVVEGDVLTSAMAAVTMAARYLDQGDAVYVVGAPSLRQLVQEAGYRIVDSADDAPKVVLHGHNPDTGWRQLSEAALSLQRGAKYLATNLDTSLPMERGFMVGNGSMVAAVTSATGVVPEAAGKPEPAMFTQAAKSRGMNKPLAVGDRLDTDIAGGVAAGMPALHVLTGVSGPHALLQAPPEHRPTYIAADMRGLSESPEKLSPGAQEGFEARIDGSAIVLTGGNADASSLAALRTALDVAWQQPDPPVEVRGESDAAEAALAEWW, encoded by the coding sequence ATGACGCTTGCGGCGAACCATGACGGCCTGCTGCTGGACCTCGATGGCACCGTCTGGTCTGGCGGTGAGGCGATTGAGCATGCTGTCGAGGCGATTAACGCCTCGGGCCTGCCAGCGATGTACGTGACCAACAACGCCTCTCGCAGCGCCAAGGATGTCGCGGAGATGCTCCGGGCCATTGACCTTCGTGTGGTTGAGGGGGACGTGCTCACGTCCGCGATGGCGGCGGTGACCATGGCGGCGCGCTATCTCGATCAGGGTGATGCGGTTTACGTCGTGGGCGCGCCGTCGCTGCGTCAGCTCGTTCAAGAGGCCGGCTACCGGATCGTGGACAGCGCCGACGATGCGCCAAAGGTGGTGCTGCACGGCCATAACCCGGACACCGGGTGGCGCCAGCTGTCGGAGGCGGCACTGAGCCTGCAGCGAGGGGCGAAGTACCTGGCGACGAACCTGGACACCTCGTTGCCGATGGAGCGTGGCTTCATGGTGGGCAACGGGTCCATGGTCGCGGCTGTGACCTCGGCGACCGGGGTTGTGCCGGAGGCGGCAGGCAAGCCGGAGCCGGCGATGTTCACCCAGGCTGCGAAGTCGCGCGGTATGAACAAGCCGCTCGCTGTGGGCGACAGGCTGGACACGGACATCGCCGGCGGCGTCGCCGCGGGCATGCCCGCGCTGCACGTGCTCACGGGCGTTTCCGGCCCGCACGCGCTGCTGCAGGCGCCGCCGGAGCACCGCCCGACCTACATCGCGGCGGACATGCGCGGTCTTAGCGAGTCGCCCGAGAAACTCTCCCCGGGTGCGCAGGAGGGCTTCGAGGCGCGTATCGACGGCTCCGCCATCGTCCTCACCGGCGGCAACGCCGACGCCTCCAGCTTGGCCGCCCTCCGCACCGCGCTCGACGTGGCGTGGCAGCAGCCTGACCCGCCGGTTGAGGTTCGCGGGGAGTCTGACGCTGCTGAGGCGGCGCTCGCAGAGTGGTGGTGA